One Poecilia reticulata strain Guanapo linkage group LG4, Guppy_female_1.0+MT, whole genome shotgun sequence genomic window carries:
- the LOC103463168 gene encoding gastrula zinc finger protein XlCGF57.1-like, with amino-acid sequence MSAFTWEVVDDHFLINKEGNFNPDKKKPNDPERKERERPEPKLMTEIKEEEHQQVELFDDAEQVVVKQETDSFTVNPPLENTEPDEEHQPVKEEQVELSISNKVVKQEAETFTVPPTEVLLHGEPELKMIQAKEELGSEEVKEEQEDLSSNPDEDQNQILSTNSTDDDNQQESDHSETLHICKVCKKSFESSIHLADHTRSHSGEKPFQCLSCGKAFTKQNNLAVHIRTHTGEKPFSCPTCGKGFTQKGNLSVHMATHTGEKPFSCSTCGKGFTQKSNLHIHMRTHSGEKMFPCELCSKSFSFGCQLATHMRMHTGEKPFLCVACGKRFSQQNYLTVHMKIHTGERPFSCPTCGKSFIKEWNLTVHIRCHTGEKPYPCEVCGKSFINKSHLTNHMRTHTCEKPFSCLTCGKSFTKQGNLTDHIRSHTGEKPYPCKVCSKSFVNKSHLTNHLRTHTGEKPYDCKLCGKSFTDCSSIAQHMKTHTGEKPYPCDVCGKSFRNSNHLACHVRTHTGEKPFSCPICRKSFTQKGNLSIHVKTHTGENTQA; translated from the coding sequence ATGTCAGCGTTTACCTGGGAGGTTGTTGATGATCACTTTCTCATTAACAAGGAAGGAAACTTCAACCCTGACAAGAAGAAACCAAATGACCCAGAGAGGAAAGAACGAGAACGACCAGAACCAAAGCTGATGACGGAGATCAAAGAGGAAGAACACCAACAGGTAGAACTGTTTGATGATGCAGAGCAGGTTGTTGTGAAACAGGAGACTGACTCCTTCACGGTGAATCCTCCTCTGGAGAATACAGAACCAGATGAGGAACATCAGCCAGTCAAGGAAGAGCAGGTTGAACTGAGCATCTCTAACAAGGTGGTGAAGCAGGAGGCCGAAACCTTTACGGTTCCTCCTACTGAGGTTCTCCTCCACGGAGAACCAGAACTTAAGATGATCCAGGCGAAGGAGGAACTGGGATCTGAAGAGGTTAAAGAGGAACAGGAGGATCTTTCCAGTAATCCTGATGAAGACCAGAACCAAATCCTCTCTACAAACTCAACTGATGACGACAATCAGCAAGAAAGTGACCACAGTGAGACGCTGCATATTTGCAAAGTGTGTAAGAAATCCTTTGAAAGTAGCATTCATTTGGCCGATCACACAAGAAGTCACTCTGGTGAAAAACCCTTCCAGTGTCTGTCCTGTGGAAAAGCTTtcaccaaacaaaacaacttgGCCGTCCACATTAGAACCCACACAGGCGAGAAGCCGTTCTCCTGCCCCacttgtggaaaaggttttaccCAGAAAGGTAACTTGAGCGTTCACATGGCAACGCACACGGGCGAGAAGCCGTTCTCCTGCTCGActtgtggaaaaggtttcacTCAGAAAAGTAACCTCCACATTCACATGAGAACCCACTCGGGCGAGAAGATGTTCCCATGCGAGCTGTGCAGCAAATCCTTCAGCTTCGGTTGCCAGTTGGCTACTCATATGAGAATGCATACAGGCGAGAAACCGTTCCTCTGTGTGGCGTGTGGAAAACGCTTCTCACAGCAAAACTACTTGACTGTCCACATGAAAATCCACACGGGTGAGAGGCCTTTCTCCTGTCCCACTTGTGGAAAGAGTTTTATCAAGGAGTGGAACTTGACTGTTCACATACGATgccacacaggtgagaagccgtATCCTTGTGAAGTTTGTGGTAAATCCTTCATCAATAAAAGTCATCTGACCAACCACATGAGGACTCATACATGTGAGAAGCCATTCTCCTGCCTGACTTGTGGAAAGAGTTTCACCAAACAGGGTAACCTGACCGATCACATAAGAAGCCACACAGGCGAGAAGCCATATCCGTGCAAAGTGTGCAGCAAGTCGTTTGTCAACAAAAGCCATTTGACCAACCACTTGAGGACTCACACCGGGGAGAAGCCGTACGACTGCAAGCTGTGTGGCAAATCTTTCACAGACTGCAGCAGCATAGCTCagcacatgaaaacacacacaggggaGAAGCCATATCCTTGTGATGTTTGTGGTAAATCCTTCCGCAACAGCAATCACCTGGCTTGTCACGTGAGAAcccacacaggagagaagcctTTTTCATGTCCGATCTGCAGAAAAAGTTTTACCCAGAAAGGGAACTTGAGTATTCATGTGAAAACTCACACAGGCGAGAACACACAAGCGTGA
- the LOC103463241 gene encoding gastrula zinc finger protein XlCGF57.1-like — protein MSVNVWVVAGDRLLIQRESSSVRDRNLPTNLEMKEGHREPDLNQMKEAPECQPIKEEQVELDIFHDEKSVVKPDADTFRASAGSDEIFQRKPELQQVTGMKEEPEPEQIKEELEDLETVQIKQEEEELYSDQDEDQLIAKQDSFRETPVHEEKYRSEPDPNQDQILPSNSPEAENQPKDGCNEKDLVLDVDEELTKNQNDSVEHAKVKKLKKNMRSCKICGKHLIRKTLLKIHMRIHTGEKPHTCQVCSKSFSFSSHLVRHMRNHTGERPFSCQTCGKSYINRSSLNAHIKDHLGENSFPCELCDKSFTKSQNLVCHMRLHTGEKPFSCPICGKSYVSKSSLKKHSITHSIVDTGEKLFSCGLCEKSFKNKRGLVRHVKLHSNKRPFSCPTCGKSYTSKGALKEHSRVHLPEKPYPCDLCDKTFAAKINFDRHRRTHTGEKPFSCEVCGDFFIDKLAVVKHMRSHTGEKPFPCEMCPKFFHTKFNLACHMRTHTGEKPYPCDLCDKSFISRGNLDRHRRSHTGEKPFSCEECGKLFTNKMSMVKHVKNHTDKKLKKRFSCNLCESSFSDNIQLDDHLRYHTGEDVFSVERKSPNCPV, from the coding sequence ATGTCTGTTAACGTTTGGGTGGTTGCTGGTGATCGGTTACTCATTCAACGAGAAAGCAGCTCAGTTCGCGACCGCAACTTACCGACCAATCTAGAGATGAAAGAGGGACACAGAGAACCAGATCTCAACCAGATGAAGGAGGCACCAGAATGTCAACCGATCAAAGAAGAACAAGTTGAGCTCGACATCTTTCATGACGAGAAGTCTGTAGTGAAGCCGGATGCCGACACCTTTAGGGcgtctgctggttctgatgaaATATTCCAGCGTAAACCTGAACTGCAGCAGGTCACGGGGATgaaggaggaaccagaacctgaacagaTAAAAGAAGAACTGGAGGACCTGGAAACTGTACAAATTAAACAAGAAGAGGAGGAACTCTACAGTGATCAGGATGAAGATCAACTTATAGCAAAGCAGGATTCCTTCAGAGAAACTCCTGTTCATGAGGAAAAATACCGCAGTGAACCAGATCCAAACCAGGACCAGATCCTCCCTTCCAACTCCCCAGAAGCTGAAAACCAACCAAAGGATGGATGCAACGAGAAAGACCTGGTATTAGATGTAGATGAAGAGCTAACAAAGAATCAGAATGACAGTGTTGAACACGCTAAAGtgaaaaagctaaagaaaaacatgcgTTCCtgtaaaatatgtggaaaacatttaatcaggAAAACGCTCCTGAAAATTCACATGAGGATCCACACTGGTGAGAAACCGCATACCTGTCAAGTCTGCAGTAAGTCGTTCAGCTTTAGCAGTCATTTGGTTCGTCACATGAGAAATCACACTGGTGAAAGACCATTCTCGTGTCAGACTTGTGGGAAAAGCTACATCAACAGAAGTAGCTTAAACGCACACATCAAAGACCATCTGGGAGAGAATTCATTCCCATGTGAATTGTGTGATAAATCTTTCACCAAGAGTCAAAATCTGGTTTGTCACATGAGACtccacacaggtgagaaaccatTCTCGTGTCCAATCTGCGGAAAAAGCTACGTAAGCAAAAGCAGCCTGAAAAAACACAGCATAACACACAGCATAGTCGACACAGGCGAGAAGCTGTTCTCATGTGGCTTGTGTGAGAAGTCCTTCAAAAACAAACGAGGTCTGGTTCGTCACGTCAAACTCCACTCAAACAAGAGGCCGTTTTCATGTCCAACCTGTGGGAAAAGCTACACAAGTAAAGGCGCTTTAAAAGAACACTCTAGAGTTCACCTCCCTGAAAAGCCGTATCCGTGTGACCTCTGTGATAAAACTTTTGCAGCCAAGATTAACTTTGACCGCCACAGGAGGACTCACACAGGCGAGAAGCCGTTTTCGTGTGAAGtttgtggggatttttttattgacaagTTGGCTGTGGTTAAACATATGAGAAGTCACACAGGCGAGAAACCGTTTCCATGTGAAATGTGTCCTAAATTCTTTCAtacaaaatttaatttagcGTGTCACATGAGGACTCACACTGGTGAGAAACCATATCCTTGTGACCTTTGTGATAAATCTTTCATATCCAGAGGTAACTTGGACCGTCACCGGAGGAGTCACACAGGCGAGAAACCGTTTTCATGTGAAGAATGTGGTAAATTATTTACCAACAAGATGTCTATGGTTAAACACGTCAAAAATCACACAGACAAGAAGCTCAAGAAGAGGTTTTCTTGTAATCTATGTGAATCGTCTTTTAGTGACAACATTCAGCTGGACGATCACCTGAGGTACCACACAGGTGAGGACGTCTTCTCTGTGGAAAGAAAGTCTCCAAACTGTCCAGTTTAA